The following coding sequences are from one Methanofollis sp. window:
- a CDS encoding Coenzyme F420 hydrogenase/dehydrogenase, beta subunit C-terminal domain: MSAKGDMYYAWSTDADLLAKGECGGAVSSLLKFALESKMVDAVLAVKKGADIYDAVPALITNPEEIAQTAGSLHCGTLLLSKLFKKYLNGARDMKIAVTLKGCDVMGMYELAKRQQINLDNVVMIGLNCGGSVSPVAARKMIAEKFETDPDTVLKEEIDKGQFIIETAEGHKGIKMDELEEEGYGRRANCRRCKMKVPRQADLACGNWGVIGDKAGKATFVEVCSEKGAQLLDAAAKAGKLATEAPNPKGIEIRGKVENAMLKLGDSWRAKDFAALGEGNDRLKTILDATSRCIKCYQCIENCPICYCVECSTKKPYLVKPGEVPPNFMFHLIRFAHISDSCINCGQCQELCAMDIPNALFMHALQVDLQEMFGFVPGVDMTLPVLALVEENEERARLTGTGSDQIFNIFQKE; the protein is encoded by the coding sequence ATGTCAGCAAAAGGCGATATGTATTACGCATGGTCGACCGATGCGGACCTCCTTGCAAAGGGCGAGTGCGGCGGTGCCGTCTCCTCGCTCCTCAAGTTCGCTCTTGAGAGCAAGATGGTCGACGCGGTCCTTGCCGTGAAGAAGGGTGCGGATATCTACGATGCCGTCCCGGCCCTCATCACCAACCCTGAAGAGATTGCACAGACTGCGGGATCCCTCCACTGCGGGACGCTCCTCCTCTCCAAGCTCTTCAAGAAGTACCTCAATGGCGCCAGGGACATGAAGATCGCGGTCACCCTCAAGGGCTGCGATGTCATGGGCATGTACGAGCTTGCCAAGAGGCAGCAGATCAACCTCGACAATGTCGTCATGATCGGTCTGAACTGCGGCGGGTCTGTGAGCCCGGTCGCCGCACGGAAGATGATCGCCGAGAAGTTCGAGACCGACCCGGACACCGTCCTCAAGGAAGAGATCGACAAGGGCCAGTTCATCATCGAGACCGCCGAAGGCCACAAGGGCATCAAGATGGACGAGCTCGAGGAAGAGGGCTATGGCCGGCGTGCCAACTGCCGCCGGTGCAAGATGAAGGTCCCCCGCCAGGCAGACCTTGCCTGCGGCAACTGGGGCGTCATCGGCGACAAGGCCGGGAAGGCGACCTTCGTTGAAGTTTGCTCTGAGAAGGGCGCACAGCTCCTCGACGCCGCCGCGAAGGCAGGCAAGCTTGCCACCGAGGCACCGAACCCGAAGGGTATCGAGATCCGCGGCAAGGTCGAGAACGCCATGCTCAAGCTTGGCGACTCCTGGCGTGCGAAGGACTTCGCAGCCCTTGGCGAAGGCAACGACCGCCTGAAGACGATCCTCGATGCGACCTCCCGGTGCATCAAGTGCTACCAGTGCATTGAGAACTGCCCGATCTGCTACTGTGTCGAGTGCTCCACCAAGAAGCCGTACCTGGTCAAGCCCGGCGAGGTTCCGCCGAACTTCATGTTCCACCTGATCAGGTTCGCCCACATCTCCGACTCCTGCATCAACTGCGGGCAGTGCCAGGAACTCTGCGCGATGGATATCCCGAACGCGCTCTTCATGCACGCTCTCCAGGTCGACCTCCAGGAGATG